One Nicotiana tomentosiformis chromosome 1, ASM39032v3, whole genome shotgun sequence genomic window, ttgtgggtataagtcatgtttcatgtttttccaaaataaatttgggaaatatgttttgaaaactgatgtccaaacacattttcatcttcaaaccaaacttcacccaaatcagatttttcagaataaatttgggaatctatggccaaacgctagcttaggATCAGTGATATTGTCTAAGATTTGAATATTAGTTACATCTCTCGTGTTGTGGCTCTAGCTCACCATAAACTTGATTAACTCCAATCTCCAAGGACGAGATAGAGACTAGTCACCCCTTCAGCCACAGAAGAGTTTGATCTCACAGCGCCACCCTGAGTTTGCTTCGAAACAGAATAACAAATCGAgctgaggaaaaagaaaaagcaacTAGTAGAGGAGGAAATATCGTCTTGGAAGACGATAATTGATAACCAGTTAACCACGGGGAGATGCTAGTTGAAATCATGGCTAATGGACATCATATCAATAAATCAGCTCCTTGCCTTTATCGTCTATGGTTCTTCCAGTGAACAAATAGATTATAAAGCATGTTATTTATCTCGGTGCAAATATTTTATTCCTTAATGATGGTGGTTGTTTagtagaaatgaggatgttgaggtggatgtgcgggcacactaggatggataagattaggaatgaagatattcgggagaggtgggcgtggctccgatggatgacaagatgcgggaagcaaggctcagatggttcgggcacgtgcgaaGGAGAAGTTCGAGTGCCCCATTAAGGAGATGTGAGCGGTTGGCTTTGACgagtacgagaagaggtagaggacggCCCAAGAAGTGTTAAgggaggtgatcaggcaggacatggcgaagcttcagatttccgaggacatggcccttgataggaaggtgtggaggtcgagcattagggttgtaggttaggaggtagtggAGCTCTTTTCTACTTGGTACCGGTTGAGAGACTAGTCTGATAAGGTTGTGTCTTAGACTGCTAGTGATTATTGTTGTGTCCACACTATTCTTTCACTTTTCATAGTACCGAGCCATACTTACGTGTTATTGTTACtgtttttcatctattttctggtaCTTGTGATGCTGTTATTATTTCTATGGTTTCTGTTGATGGTACTAATATATTGTCTTTTTTGTCTCCTTTTTCGtctccttgagccgagggtctatcggaaacagcctctctacccccttggggtaggggtaaggtctgcgtacactctaccttccccataccccacttgtgggattttactgggttgttgttgttgttattgttgttgtaatgaTGGTGGTTGTTCTGCCAGCTATTTATTGACCTATCATCCCCAAGATCATCTCATAGGCAGTATTATGGTGACTTTGTGATTGGTTCCTCCGGTCTGTTTTGCAGGAGAAGCAGTCCTTGAGTCAACCGTAGTTCGGGAGAGCAGGCAATCTTCACTATGTGCATAAGTTCCCTGACTTCCCTCTTCCTTAATGATGGTGGTTGTTCTGCCAGCTATTTATTGACCTATCATCCCAAGATCATCTCATAGGCAGTATTATGGTGACATTGTCATTGGTTCCTCCTGTCTGTTTTGCAGGAGAAGCAGTCCTTGAGTTCCAATCGTAGTTCGGGAGAGCAGGCAATCTTCACTATGTGCATAAGTTCCCTCTTCCTTGGGGAAAGCAggattatatatatttttcagtatAATTTAAGCATAGTTCAGGAGAGCAGGCAGTCTTCAGCTTGTGAGCAAACCCCCTCTCTGGGATTATATTTCTGTAGTAGAATGTAAGAATACACTTCCATAGGAAATATGAAGCTGCAGTGCTATCTGTGTATCCCTGCAATTTGACGTAAGATGTATATTCATGTTGAAGATGATCACATACCGTAACTTGACCTaagatgtgtgattcatgttgtCATACTATATTAAACAATTTCAGTTGTAGAAAACAAAACTAGTTTTCAAGGTGCTCAAAGAATGGATTATTAGCAGAGGAAACTGGATCTTGAAACAGTGATGCACCTTTCATAATGATTATATAATCAGCTTGAATGGTGTAGGAATTCtgtaattctacaagtattttaagCATATATTCAGCTCAACAATCTGGAACTGGAAAAGATGTACTAATACCATTTtctcgtcaaattttgcatgcctaAATAGTGGCCAGCATCTCCTAATCATTATTGTATGTTAACCTGATAGGTCTAGTATATCTTTTAAGGTGATATGGTCTATATATATTAGCCACCTGCTCTTTTGTTAAACTGGTAGGTCTGCTATTACTTCCGATGTGAATTGGCGAATATAGTCTAAATATTAGCCATGTCCCAATATAGTATGTAAATGAAACCTGAACTTTGATTCTTTTAAATATCTATGTACTGATATTTGGGCACACAAAATTTTGTCCCTTGGAGATAATAACTGATGTGGTCCGGACGTGCTATCATTCATGATTCCAACTAGTGAACTAACAAAAACTTGTGCCTGTTCTCTACCAAACGCCATCCTACTAACCTATACAAGGCATCAAATGTATCCTAAGGGACCCTATGAAAAGAAAAAATGAATATGACATTGACCAATTAAAGACTTCATGACCCATTTCGTCTGGACTCATCTGTGTAAAAAAAGACGCCCTGCTAAATCATCCCAGCTTTCTCTCCTCTTTTTGGAAATTGTGAGAGATGACTCCCCTGGTTTTTCAAAATCCTGCCCTTCCTCTATGTCACGGAAAGTTCCGTATGCAGAAGGAGAATATGCTTGGGGAACATCCAGTGCAACTGCCCTCTGCAATGCAGCCTTGTGTTCCTCCATGTGTTCCTTAGCGAGAGATGCCTGTCGCTCCATTCTCTGCTGCACAGGGAAATTCATAGATTCTGCAATTTGATGCCTCTCCAACATCGACTGTGTATAGAGAAAATGGAATAATTTCATGAATAACGATATGAATGTTAGCTCTTAGTATCATTTCCACAAATGCTCTCACAATTAAAAACATCAGGCAGGACAAAAATTTATTTTCTGGATGCTATAGAAAGGGGCTCCTCCATTAGTGCTCATAAAACTGCATTTATACATTAAATATATTACGCATTTAACAACACTTCCACAACGATAACTACTATGCATCAATCCCAACCATGACTTCTAAAAGGGAAAAAAACAAAATGTGCGAGGATCAACTCTATGAAAACTTATTTTTCCCATGTGTTTGTTCTAACAAGGTCCTCTAGCAATTCAAATCTAATCCTATAAAATCTTAAAGCATTTTAACATTGTACCAACAGCAAGAAAAAACTTTGTTGATTTCATATGACATTCCGTACTTCAGCCCGAATGCATTAAGCTATGCCCAATAAGGTGTCCAATCATGTCATAGCTATGATATCAACTTACAAATGCTACTGATTGGTCTGTCGCTTGTTTTAACAAAAAAGTGGGCACTTCAATTTTATATCTCAATGAATATTGGCCTCAAAGGATGTCACATATGCTGAGACGTCGAGGTATAACCTGGAGAAATCAGGTTTTGATGCCACCAACAACACTCAGTGTGCGTCCATTTGTTTCAACCTTAGTAGGAGGTTTATCCTGCATTTTTGCTTGTGACTAACAAATAATTTCCCGATCGATCATTCGAGGTGCACACAAGGTGGCATAGTAAAACATGCCGGCTTCAAGGTCCGCTCACCAAGACGATATTGTTTTCCATTACCAGTAGGTATAGAACATACATGTTCAACAAACATATTAAATAACCCAGAATGACTACTGTAGGCACGATTGATGACCTTTTCCTTGCCCTGGCAAGTTAGGCTACTCACCTTCTAAACCATAGTTAAGGTCAAACAATTAAGTTGTATTTGCTAGActttgagattttttttttttgtgtgtgtggggAGGGGAGGGAGGTGCTACGATCTGAGATATTTTCCTAACTGAAAAAACAAGGGCTACCAAAGGCGGAAATAAACTCTCAGGAATGTCCAAGGATGCCTAACATTTCTTCTGTAACTTAAAAGTGTCTCGAATTGCCTCTTCCTTTTTCTCCTCATCTTCCTTGACCCTCCTCAatgaaagaaggaaaaagaagagagagaaagaaaaagaagataaagCTAGGTTTAGCTTCTCAATCAAATTGGAGTTCTTAAGAAATGTCAGCGGATATGGCTGACAGAAAAGGAAATTATATCTGATGCTCAAGACCGGAGCTGCATAAAACTTACATCAATTGTTCTTTGTGATTCTGTCAATATCCGAATAATGGCATGATCAGATGTCATGTTGCAAGAGAGAACTATGTGCTCAAACCGTCCATCAACAGGTATAGCAGTCCTCACAATGGGTCTAATATTAGCAAAGCTGCAGCAGAGGCAAAAAGCAGACAAGAAAAAGCTATTGCATCAGTGACATCCTAAATATATCATTGCTTCGAAATGGTAAAAAGGGAGTACGTTAATAAGATATCTTTCTCTTTTCTTAGCATATTACAGGAAGCTAGTTGTGATTAAGGCTTAGCTATTAAAACAGCTGCTTTTGAGAAACAAAATGTATCCAAGTGATTGAAACAAAGAATTTTTCTTTTTCAGAGAGAAGAACATCTCCCTCAATGGGATCCTACTTATTGCTCTTCAACTTGGCTCCACCAAGTATAAAATACTGTTGCCAAGCTAAGTCCTTACATGATAATAATTCTAAATTTCTAATGTATACTAGTAAAAAAGAGAGCGCGTCAAATCCTGCAAAAGTTTTACATTTTACTTCACAAATCTGTGTAAATGGAATTTCATATACCTGAAGGGCTTCCTGACAATAATGTGATAAAGACGACCAGGAGCATAAAGGCGTCTTGGATCTTTTAGCATTTTCTCCTCCAGGGTGAATGTATCCTTCAGGCACATTATGCACATCAAGCACGGGAAACTATAAAGAAAAACACTGCTCGTCAGCCTATGGCATTGTCACACTAGTCTCTTGGTATCATAAATATATAACCTGATACAGTGTTGAACCAAATTTTTATGTATCAAAAAACTGAAAATAAACAGTGATAATAACTCGATTCATCAAGCCTCCTATCGGATGTTAATAAGAAACTTTTGGCTTCTTATTGAAGGAAGTTTATTTGATAAGGTTACTAGGAAACGTCCGAATGTATAAGTGGCAATCTTCAAATTGGCAAGAAACTCCTATTTTGCAGTCAGAAGGAAAAGATTTTGTCTAGGACTGTCATTGATTCTACCACACTAAAAGATTTTGCCTTCGAATTTTAGATTTTCTCCATTTTATGATCACAAAGTGCTAGGACAAAGGACCTTCCACCTCCAACCAAGAAGTTGGGGATTCGAGCTACCAAGGGAGCAAATAGGAAAAGGGTCACTATTGACTTGATCATGGGGTTTTGCGGTGTGGATTTTATCACATCGAAATTAAATTGAATATAATGATTCCAAATAGACACGAGCAAATGGACACAGTTGCATTATTATCAAAACTATCACTTGGCGTAAGCTATTAATTACTCAAAGACTGTTTTATCTTGATTCATGCATATTTGATCACATACGATATATACATCAAAAGTCATACTGAAACGAGAGAAGACCTGCAATCTTTTACCAGAAAAGTGACTTGAAAGCATGTTCCAATGCTACAGTAGTCCGAGGTAAGAAATCGTCCTGGTTGGTCATGGAAAAGGTGTGTCAAAAAATGTGATGATAAATTCTAGGCGAACAGGTATGACTTTGGAAATAGATTATCCAACAAGACAAGAAATATACATCAGATATAAGACCTTGTTGATGATCAACAAAAGTATCCTTCCTAAATTCTGAATCAGACCTACCTTCGCAGAAACCGATTCCCAAGAACAAAATGTCTACCTCCTTCATATGTTTTGTGTATTTGTAGCTCTACCTACAATCCAGTAGATTTTGCTTCCAAATGACAGTTCATTTCCTTCAAACTAACATTTGCTTCACTAATTGCGGGGAAGCAACTCGTGTTGCTCAAAAATATGAGAGTTACTTCATCCCACAACTATGACACGAAACTTATCAAAAGATAATCACCATTCAAATGCTTCTTACGTGGCATATGTTTGAAGAGATATAGTTTATGGTGACGGTAAACTAACTAATAATTACATTTACAACATGCAATAAGCTCAGTCCTATTAACATTGCACTTCAAGGATAAAatctaaaagaagaaaataaaccgCCCCTTATCGTATGTTCTTTAGTAGAAGGATTACAAGGTCTAATATCAGAAAAAGAAAAACATCATCGAACTCACATATCTGGTTCACCTTTTCGGTCAGATAAGTCTAATAATACTAGTAAATCTGAAGCAACTAAGTGTATCAGACAACAAAGAGGACCTACACATGCTTACCTGAAGCACAATAGAATTTATGATATCCGCATATCTCACAGCCAAATTCAGCGAGACACACCTTGCAGGAGCAATTGCAAAGCATCTGATCCTTTTTCTCTCTAAGAACCCCAACTTTTCTCTGTTCTTCACAGCCAACATTGTCAATAGTGTCACCACCCCCGCCCCTAAAGAATGGCCAGCAAATGTCAAGATATAATCCGGATACCTCTCCACTAATTCCCTTAAAATTTGTGATTCTGCTTCCCAAACCCATTGAGCTGCCTTCAACAAACCATTATGAACATAACCCCCATCAAATTCAGCTTGCCCGAGTTTATCATCAAGTAGGACCAAAAAATCACTTTCCTTAGCCAAATTAAGACCCCTAATTGCTACAACTATATCGGCATTCTCATGATCAACATAGATCAAATAAGGAGATACCCTCCCTTGAGTATCTTCATGATTTTTCTTTACAATAACCCAATCAGGATCAATACCATACCCTCCAGGGGGAGTCCATATGGGGTTTCTAATATCATCCTCATATACAGCTATAATATATCGACAAAACCGTGGCACTGGCTCAAACTCACTAGCAATAGCAAGTCCCCAATTTTCACTCTCACGGCCAGCGGTATAAAGGAACTTCTTCCACACCCAACGAACGCAAGCTAAACAGTATACACATTCAATAACTGGAACACAACAGGCAAATGACATTGGTGCCTACCATACAGTCATCTTCTAACAGTTCAAGAATGACAATTACTTCTAATAAAATGAATCCTAACACTGTTTCTGCAAATGGGGGTCATTTCTTGTTGAGGTTCAACTTGTGGGGTATCAAGATAGTAAGTACTTGAGCTAAGTCAGTGATAAAAAATGATTAAATGAACCTTTACTAACTAAAGGTATCAAGATTGAATTtttattcataaaataacaaaGAAAGGGCATAAAATTACCACTACAAGAACTGGGCTTTGGAGAAACTGGGCAGGTAACAGTTGTAATCATCAATACAAACTTCAAAAAAGgaacataatataatatatggtTTATAATTGAATAAAGAGAGAAAAGGGGTTGCTTTTGAAACTTGAAAAGAGAGAAATCACTGAAAATATaagagaaaaatgggagaaaaggGACTAGCACACCTGCAACTACTTGTCAAACCCACCATTTTTAGTGGGGTCCCTTACAATTGAGTGAAAGAATATTTTAGGATTATGCTTAGATCCTTGTCTAATGGCACTGGTTTTCTAATTAATTAAGTACTACTAACTTTTTCTGGTTTGCAAGTAGAATAGCTTATGATGATGGCTTCTGCTTAGTTGTAATTTCTGTGGAAGATAGTTTCTTTAATTTTCGTACTATTTTCTCAGGTTTGGTAGAAGTTTCTTCTGAAGTgtgcaaaaaacaaaaaacaaaagaaaagggaAAGGGGGTAGTTTCTTGTGAATTATTGCCATCTGTTAACTTTTGTCATACTTCTAGTTTTGTATTGTAGCAAATATTTCTACTttaattttgataaaaatagaagtTGTCATGTGCATGCATTCCTTTCTTTTTGGTAATATTGTACTCCGGAGTTTTTGGTCAATATTGTCACTTATCTTTGaggtaggtctattttggtccctcaaatataccCTTAaacatatttagtcccttaagtatgctaaagtgaaGCATTTTTATTCTCACTCACACAAtgtgttcaaaaactaacggtgttacccaactctgattcatgaagcaaatcttctgcCCTGAATCAAAACGTTTCacttttttcctctccttttattggataacgTAAATTATCActtaattcctcatttttagataatatcttctaaaattttgaccttaAAAATATCCCCTTCTGTGCCAGTTtcaatgacattgtatagccgctgtaaaaaataatagccgaaaatatatatatatatatatatatatatatatatatatatatatatatatatatatatatatatatagacacacacacacacacacacatacattttGTAAATAGTTTATGGCACGgcctaaaagtgataatacaacatcgttatatatatatatatatatatatatatatatatatatatatatatatatatatatatatatatatatatatagacacacacacacacacacacatacattttGTAAATAGTTTATGGCACGgcctaaaagtgataatacaacATCGTTATTCTTTTGCTTCAATAATATGCCTAGAAGTGATCCTGACagctctttttttttaaattttaacttttatttttggaaaaatcaaCCGAAATTttcaaatgtatatatatatatatatatatttcttatgactgttgtggtgatactaatatttgctaatattgtctccctttactttgcatctttcttctggatttcatggtgttcctatttatcctatgattgttgttgtgatactaatattgtctccctttttgccccttttgtctttttgttttttgagccgagggtctttcggaaacagcctctttactccttcggggtagaggtaaggtctgcgtacacactaccctccccagaccccattagtggaattttactgggttattgttgtatatatacaaaaaaaagtataaattttatatattttttcagctattatttttacaggggctatacagtgtcattttctcattgaaaactagcacagaaggggatattttcaaggttaaaattttagaagacattatctaaaaatgaggaattaaaatgataatttgcgttatccaataaaaggagaggaaacattttgcttcagagcagaagatttgcttcgtgaatcagagttgggtaacaccattagtttttgaacatattatgtcagtgagactaaaggtgctccactttagcatacttagtggactaaatatgctcagggttatatttgagggactaaaatagacctaccctcaaagataaggAACAATATTGGTCAAAAACTCCCTTAATTCGAATAGAACGAACCATAAAAGAAGCGGGTAGTATTATGTGATAACGTGGATATTCTTACACTAATGTTAGCAAAATTATTAAGTTTTTTTTGACTTTTAACTTTTATTAGGATAAGAAATGACATGTAATTAGTAAGCAACATAAACCATAAATGAGTGTTCTCTTTAGAGGTAAATACTTATTCAGATATTTATATCGATCCAATAAATACAGAATACATTATTGTGCcaatttattttcttacaaaTCAATTCAAAATCCTTTTTCTCTTTGAGGCATTTTAATTTCAAATGACTTCTTCAAAACCATTACTATCTTCTCATTCCTTGATAAATAATGGTGCATACGGTAAAAACCGGTTAGTCCTTTGTACGAACTAGTTTAAATGGTAATACATTGGATCAGAGaagcgtcttcataatatcaggttgaggtccgaagtcaggtcaccaagcttcgagcccgaAGGACCGATCAACGTCGAGCTCGATGTTATTATCAAGATCGAATCcaagtcgaactatgatgcaaagtaaagttatcgagcttatgattcagaaACCGACCAACATTGTCCCCGAATCAATACAGGGATTTGAGTCAGAATCGatctcgagtcaagatcgagagctcgagtcaagaccagaaactcgagtcaatatcgagctcgcagacaagagccgttgcaaacccactagaggagagaatcctgacaGGAATTTTGGAAAAGCTAaattatcatgggtctcccactatatatttttaattatatctaaaagtaggatcctccactataaagatgatggctacatttctgtaaaggataattttttgcttacattgtaattcaagcaccatattctcctatattcaagagtGATTCTGTTAAGCTTCCTAAATTGATttatcttgcttagtcctaaaaatcatctttttTTCAACCTTgcttattttgcattttttgcaaTCCATATTGGATATTTCTAtctatccttacgatttgtattaagctatatcacatatccttagaactacgtaaaaatttaactctatccgtttttggggtaaacagtttggcgcccactgtggggctaaggataacagtggttatttgatacgaatctacaTAAATACACCGTTTTGCGCTTATtgtcttggatttcggattagcaacgaccaactatcaatcaaatggccttacctatcgacaacgaagttggtcgagaacaacaacttaacacccagtaccgaaagaccactcGTCAACGTCGTTGGAGCTCAAATCAAAGTGTCGATAGACATCAAtttgcatgtggccattgaggcgaacctacattctaaacctgaaaatagcattcatggtggcactcggtctgcagctcgagatacccataacatcgaggaaaacggcgtcagcttgcgtatgattttcgaaatgttgcaagctcaacaggcagcaatagctcagttgcagagtcaaacccagataccgagtAGACCGGAGCCCAGTCAACCCAGAGAAATCACCCCTACAACGGAACCAGCTATAGTGAAATCAAATGAGCaggagtcggggactaatcctgaaattgctaagatgttcgaaaaaCTGACCAAGCGAATAGAATCAGGAGAGaggaggatcgaagcaaacgacaaaaaagtggaaacacacaactctagggttgatcagatcccgggggcaccaccaatattgaagggcttagattccaaaaactTCATACAAAAATCTTCCCCCCAAGCGCGACTCCTAAAttgatcccaaagaagttccgcatgcccgagattcctaaatataacggaactaccgaccctaacgaacatgtcacctcatacacatgtgccatcaaagggaacgatctagagtatgatgagatcgaatctgtattactgaaaaaatttggtaaaaccctgtcaaagggagcaatgatatggtatcataatttgccatctaattctatcgattcttttgctatgcttgcggattccttcgtaaaagcacacgtcgggggtcataaaagtcgagaccaggaagtcggacatgTTTaaagtaagacaaagggataacgagatgctaagagagttcgtgtctcgttttcaaatagaacgaatggatctaccctcagtcacagacgattgggttgttcaggctttcactcaaggtttgaacgaacgaagttcgacggcttcacggtagttgaagcataacctgattgaGTACCCAGCTATCACTTGGGCCGACGTACACAATCGGTACTAataaaaaattagagtcgaagatgatcagttggggtctgaacccgctgctctaagggatatcaatcgagaataaggtccgatcagggatcgATACCGATCGTACAACGAAAACCACAGGATCAATGAATCGATACGTAACACTGGACAAAGCAACAAaataagtgatcgaggtcaagtgTCTCGGGGGATGATAAACAGAGGTGGGTTTGATAGGCctaccggatctaaggaagcacctcggctatcgaagtataacttcagcgttgatgcatccgccatcgtgtcggctatcggacgcatcaaagacactaaatggcttcgacccatgcagaccgatccttcccaaaggaatcccaatcaaatgtgtgaatatcatggcacccatggccacataacggaagattgcagacaactaagagaggaggtagcccggttattcaataaagggcaccttcgagaatttttaagcgacagggcgaagaaccatttcaaaaatagggatttcggcaagcaaaacgaacaagaagaaccacaacacatcatccacatgatcatcggcggggtcgatacccctcaagggccggtgcttaaacgcactaagacatcgattatgagagaaaagcgatctcgaactcaggattacgcacccataggaactttgtccttcaatgatgatgatgcagaaggagtcatacaacctcataacgatgcactagtaatatccgtacttatgaataaaactaaagttaagcgtgtgttaattgatccaggtagctcggccaacatcattagatcgaaggttgtagaacagctcggtctacaggaccaggtcgtacccgcaaccctggttctaaacggattcaatatggcatatgaaaccaccaaaggcgagataattttgctgataaacgtggccggaaccatccaggaaacgaggttccacgtaatcgaaggcgacatgaggtacaacaccctttttgggaggccatggatccataatatgagagttgtaccttcgaccctacaccaagttcttaaattcccaacatcggggggagtcaaaacagtgtacggagaacaaccggctgcGATAGAAATGTTTGTCATCGAAGAAACAATTTCGATACCCTCACCCTCATCAACAAAGGGATCGAACTCAAaaggggaacaagatgccaaatagcaattacagacGTTAGCTTCAACCCAACCAGAAGGATCCCTCGATCgttagatgatgatcaaaggatccctcgatccttcgtggttcccgatgattccgacgctacccaatcaacgattgaagaattggagcaagtcgtactaatcgaacatttgcccgaacgaaaggtatacttgggaacgagattaacccccgaactcaggaaaaggtttattcaatttcttatcgataacatagactATTTTTATTGGtaccatttagatataacagggatcccaccggatataacgacgcatcggctaagcctggaccctaagttcaaatcggtgaagcaaaagagaagaccccagtccgaggtaaaacatgcattcataaaggacgaggtaactaaaatt contains:
- the LOC104121694 gene encoding uncharacterized protein, with product MSFACCVPVIECVYCLACVRWVWKKFLYTAGRESENWGLAIASEFEPVPRFCRYIIAVYEDDIRNPIWTPPGGYGIDPDWVIVKKNHEDTQGRVSPYLIYVDHENADIVVAIRGLNLAKESDFLVLLDDKLGQAEFDGGYVHNGLLKAAQWVWEAESQILRELVERYPDYILTFAGHSLGAGVVTLLTMLAVKNREKLGFLERKRIRCFAIAPARCVSLNLAVRYADIINSIVLQDDFLPRTTVALEHAFKSLFCFPCLMCIMCLKDTFTLEEKMLKDPRRLYAPGRLYHIIVRKPFSFANIRPIVRTAIPVDGRFEHIVLSCNMTSDHAIIRILTESQRTIDSMLERHQIAESMNFPVQQRMERQASLAKEHMEEHKAALQRAVALDVPQAYSPSAYGTFRDIEEGQDFEKPGESSLTISKKRRESWDDLAGRLFLHR